A single genomic interval of Bacillus sp. es.036 harbors:
- a CDS encoding class I SAM-dependent methyltransferase: MELASITPEHPFSEQDFEYTALMPTYRVDLRNPRNEQLDRFVNANVVRDWSELSWKQVGRPFEVKKLAKERKDWEAEHEQDMPVKTSWEYFNRSFHNLFMQDVPAEQQRLKTSLKDNFKGFHLRDVKHGLGEMVRLSLWNYVHRIEDGIWDPRGKRALFEGLDVKNPRILFLGAAEGYEAMQLHAMYPGGEVVMVDYDAFCKTDRFGHFPNSYPFLGTNPQTGGPKVWYKDQMNISYLVKDIRDLDFHKEFDIVLSVGLLEHVPDEHKPAILDWHRKFVKDNGYVIMTTPRNQMKSRIYYHVMADMMNHTYRELMDIRQMGLYAYENGMDIVRHGYIKVHNGIIARAR, encoded by the coding sequence TTGGAACTTGCTTCAATAACGCCCGAACACCCTTTTTCTGAACAGGACTTTGAGTACACAGCGCTCATGCCAACCTATCGCGTTGATTTAAGAAATCCTCGTAATGAACAGTTGGATCGTTTTGTAAATGCCAATGTTGTTCGTGACTGGTCAGAACTGTCATGGAAACAGGTAGGAAGGCCATTTGAAGTAAAGAAGCTTGCAAAAGAACGGAAAGATTGGGAAGCGGAGCATGAGCAGGATATGCCGGTCAAAACGTCTTGGGAGTACTTTAACCGCTCGTTCCATAACCTTTTCATGCAGGATGTTCCAGCTGAACAGCAGCGGTTAAAAACTTCTCTGAAAGATAATTTCAAAGGCTTTCATCTTCGCGATGTGAAGCATGGGCTAGGGGAGATGGTTCGCCTGTCTCTTTGGAACTATGTGCACCGAATTGAAGATGGAATCTGGGATCCGAGAGGAAAGCGAGCTCTTTTTGAAGGGCTTGATGTGAAAAACCCTCGTATTCTCTTTCTTGGCGCTGCGGAAGGATATGAGGCGATGCAGCTTCATGCGATGTATCCAGGTGGAGAAGTTGTCATGGTCGATTATGATGCGTTTTGTAAAACGGATCGTTTTGGTCATTTTCCAAATTCGTATCCTTTTCTCGGTACAAATCCACAAACCGGCGGTCCGAAAGTTTGGTACAAAGATCAGATGAATATTAGCTATCTTGTAAAAGATATCCGCGACCTCGATTTTCATAAAGAGTTTGATATTGTGTTGAGCGTTGGTTTGCTTGAGCATGTACCTGATGAGCATAAACCAGCGATACTAGACTGGCATCGAAAGTTTGTGAAGGATAATGGGTATGTGATCATGACGACGCCTCGCAACCAGATGAAGTCGCGTATATATTATCACGTCATGGCCGATATGATGAATCATACGTATCGTGAGCTTATGGATATCCGTCAGATGGGGCTCTATGCTTATGAGAACGGGATGGATATTGTTAGACACGGCTATATTAAGGTGCATAATGGGATTATTGCACGAGCGCGCTAA
- a CDS encoding B12-binding domain-containing radical SAM protein has translation MKIVVSTLNAKFIHTCLALRYLKASAAPDYDVQMAEYTIKDPIMNIVSDLHSMKADVIGFSCYIWNIEETIPVIEMLKKVNPSLTIVLGGPEVSYDVYEWLDRIPQADYIVMGEGEVTFKELLHSIETGSSVENVKGIAYRKDGENQINPPAPKLSLSEIPSPFRFEEDLADLGRRVTYVETSRGCPYSCQFCLSSIEVGVRYFPVERMKEELRFLMDNGAKTIKFVDRTFNIRRNYAIDMFQFLIDEHRPGCVFQFEITADIMRPEVLEFLNREAPPGLFRFEIGIQSTNDATNELVMRKQNFEKLARTVTMVKDGGKIDQHLDLIAGLPEEDYASFRKTFNDVFSFRPEELQLGFLKMLRGTGVRLSAEKHGYLYMDNAPYEILGNNVLSFDDVIRIKQVEDVLEKYWNDHRMDATIEYLVTEVFSSPFDFFQAFGNYWEGKGWSRIGHQLEDLFRRLADFIKMHAPHHHEHLSTLMKIDYLSNSKQKPRTVWWSDRLEKESEAALLKLVSEQPAILGSSYQSVSLSERELHKHTVIELLPRSINGQAEKTILLVHYHPKTNERNLFYGKLPADSSIAM, from the coding sequence ATGAAGATTGTTGTAAGTACGTTAAATGCGAAGTTTATTCACACATGTCTCGCATTGCGTTACCTAAAAGCCTCCGCTGCCCCTGACTACGATGTACAGATGGCAGAATATACGATTAAAGATCCCATTATGAATATCGTTAGTGATCTTCACAGTATGAAAGCTGATGTGATTGGTTTTAGCTGCTACATCTGGAACATTGAGGAGACCATTCCCGTCATTGAAATGTTAAAAAAAGTGAATCCTTCCCTTACGATTGTACTTGGCGGACCAGAAGTGTCATATGATGTGTATGAGTGGCTTGATCGCATTCCACAGGCCGACTACATTGTTATGGGAGAAGGAGAAGTGACGTTTAAAGAACTTCTTCACTCTATTGAAACGGGCAGCTCTGTTGAAAATGTAAAAGGCATCGCTTATCGAAAAGATGGAGAAAACCAGATTAATCCACCAGCACCAAAGCTTAGCCTAAGCGAAATTCCATCTCCGTTTCGATTCGAAGAGGATCTTGCTGATCTCGGTCGTCGCGTCACCTATGTGGAAACGAGTCGCGGATGCCCGTACTCCTGCCAGTTCTGTTTATCTTCAATTGAAGTCGGCGTTAGATACTTTCCTGTCGAAAGAATGAAGGAAGAGCTGCGGTTCTTAATGGACAACGGCGCAAAGACGATTAAATTCGTGGATAGAACCTTTAACATTAGACGAAATTATGCAATCGATATGTTCCAATTTCTGATTGATGAGCATCGCCCTGGCTGCGTCTTCCAGTTTGAAATTACCGCTGACATTATGCGTCCTGAAGTACTCGAATTTCTCAACCGCGAAGCTCCGCCCGGTCTCTTTCGCTTTGAGATCGGAATTCAGTCAACAAATGACGCAACAAATGAACTCGTCATGCGGAAACAAAATTTTGAAAAGCTCGCTAGAACGGTGACGATGGTAAAAGATGGGGGTAAAATTGATCAGCACCTTGATTTAATCGCTGGCCTTCCCGAAGAAGATTACGCTTCGTTTCGTAAAACATTTAACGACGTCTTCTCATTTCGCCCTGAAGAGCTTCAGCTCGGCTTTTTAAAAATGTTGCGTGGCACCGGTGTACGACTGAGTGCTGAGAAACACGGCTATCTTTACATGGACAATGCCCCTTATGAAATTCTCGGTAATAACGTTCTTTCTTTTGATGACGTTATTCGCATTAAACAGGTTGAAGATGTGCTCGAAAAATACTGGAATGATCACCGAATGGATGCAACGATTGAATATCTTGTAACTGAGGTTTTTTCATCGCCATTTGATTTCTTTCAGGCATTTGGTAACTATTGGGAAGGAAAAGGCTGGTCTCGTATCGGCCATCAGCTTGAAGATCTTTTCCGACGGCTCGCTGATTTTATTAAGATGCATGCGCCTCATCACCATGAACATTTATCCACACTAATGAAAATCGATTATTTATCAAACTCAAAGCAAAAACCGCGAACCGTTTGGTGGAGCGACCGGTTAGAAAAAGAGTCAGAAGCTGCTTTATTGAAGCTTGTTAGCGAACAACCCGCTATCCTTGGCTCTTCTTACCAATCAGTAAGTCTATCAGAGCGAGAGCTTCATAAGCACACTGTCATTGAACTTTTACCTCGTTCTATAAATGGGCAAGCAGAGAAAACAATTTTACTTGTTCACTATCATCCAAAGACGAATGAACGGAACTTATTTTATGGAAAACTTCCTGCCGATTCTTCTATTGCGATGTAG
- a CDS encoding amidase: protein MRLLEMDALSLSKKISRREISSYHAVRTYIDHLNTINPILNCLVEDRFNEAIEEAKKADYTLTTGEAKGRLFGVPISVKECFHVKNMATTGGLSYRAGSREKEDAEVVKRLRTEGAILLGKTNTPALCFCQETDNKHYGRTNNPWDVTRTAGGSSGGEGALIASGGAAVGLGADIGGSIRFPSHFNGIVGFKSGNRQVSQEGNFPYIDKPEQERMLGIGAMSKSVQDARLINEIIAYEPPSARNLDDFKLVYPVPHHRYPINRETFQLIASIRDAFDGELAEEQANPPFFEEAAHMWQQMMSVDGGADMAKLMSDNEKASPFSEFMKEKLFRSSDVHSYLSWALIGTKLFKPNQKQMKQIHASLKRGDELLDDYLDDRILIMPVYHSPAPLHGELYQELFSIRKTFLNYMPYIAYANVWGLPSLTIPIGMSKEGLPIGVQLVSRVGHEEALFQLGEQIEQRIGGYQRCQKHDSKKEEVEAELV, encoded by the coding sequence ATGAGACTATTAGAAATGGATGCCCTGTCCCTGTCGAAGAAGATTTCCAGACGCGAAATTTCGTCGTACCATGCTGTTCGAACGTATATTGATCATTTAAATACGATTAACCCTATCCTGAATTGTCTTGTAGAAGATCGCTTTAATGAAGCGATTGAAGAAGCAAAAAAGGCCGATTATACCCTTACGACTGGAGAAGCCAAAGGCCGATTATTCGGCGTTCCAATTAGCGTCAAAGAATGTTTCCATGTCAAAAACATGGCGACAACGGGTGGCCTGAGCTATCGAGCAGGCTCACGAGAAAAGGAAGATGCTGAAGTGGTGAAACGCCTTCGGACAGAAGGGGCCATCCTATTAGGAAAAACGAATACACCTGCCCTTTGTTTTTGTCAGGAAACCGATAACAAGCACTACGGTCGAACGAATAATCCGTGGGACGTGACTAGAACCGCTGGGGGATCAAGTGGTGGAGAAGGTGCTTTAATCGCATCAGGTGGGGCCGCAGTTGGACTTGGAGCTGATATTGGCGGTTCAATTCGATTCCCGTCTCACTTTAATGGCATTGTCGGCTTTAAATCCGGCAATCGCCAGGTATCACAGGAAGGAAATTTTCCTTACATCGATAAGCCCGAGCAAGAGCGCATGCTTGGCATCGGTGCCATGAGTAAGTCCGTCCAGGATGCAAGGTTAATTAATGAGATTATTGCTTACGAACCGCCATCAGCGCGAAATCTCGATGATTTTAAGCTTGTCTATCCTGTTCCTCATCATCGCTATCCAATTAATCGAGAAACCTTTCAGTTGATTGCTAGCATCAGAGACGCATTCGATGGAGAACTTGCTGAGGAACAGGCAAATCCTCCTTTTTTTGAAGAAGCGGCTCATATGTGGCAACAAATGATGTCCGTTGACGGTGGAGCCGATATGGCTAAACTCATGTCAGACAATGAGAAAGCTAGTCCGTTCAGTGAGTTTATGAAAGAAAAGCTCTTCCGAAGTTCAGATGTCCATTCTTACCTTTCCTGGGCACTCATCGGCACAAAACTTTTTAAACCGAATCAAAAACAAATGAAACAAATTCATGCTTCACTAAAACGTGGAGATGAACTACTAGACGATTACTTGGATGACCGCATTTTAATTATGCCTGTTTATCATTCTCCAGCCCCCCTTCATGGAGAGCTATATCAAGAGCTGTTCTCTATTCGGAAAACATTCTTAAACTACATGCCATACATTGCTTATGCGAATGTATGGGGCCTTCCTTCCCTGACCATACCAATTGGAATGAGCAAGGAAGGGCTCCCGATTGGTGTACAGCTCGTAAGTCGGGTTGGTCATGAAGAGGCGCTCTTTCAGCTAGGTGAACAGATTGAGCAGCGCATCGGTGGTTATCAACGCTGTCAGAAACACGATTCTAAAAAAGAAGAGGTTGAGGCAGAACTCGTTTAA
- a CDS encoding DMT family transporter produces the protein MFTNQHTKPYFAIMIAILFISTSAVIVKLASAPASVIAMYRLAFAILIMLPLVLRNYRDSFRQIKKSDWGFGSLAGISLAFHFILWFESLNYTSVASSVVLVTLQPLFAFIGTYLFFKEKLTLLAIAGGVTAVAGSIVISWGDFRISGMALWGDLLALTACAMVTGYLLFGQNIRKRLDLIPYTFIVYGIAALTLILYNILLHYPFFSYPSSDWGYFLLLAIFPTLLGHSLLNWAVKWVSVNVISMSILFEPIGASILAYFILGEKLHTMQWIGGGIIITGLYLFIRSYKTKRKPKK, from the coding sequence TTGTTTACGAATCAACACACAAAGCCTTATTTTGCAATTATGATCGCTATTTTATTTATTTCCACTTCCGCTGTCATCGTAAAGCTCGCTTCAGCACCAGCTTCAGTCATAGCGATGTACCGTCTTGCTTTCGCGATTCTGATCATGTTGCCACTTGTGCTACGAAATTATCGTGATTCATTTAGACAAATTAAAAAGTCAGATTGGGGGTTTGGTAGTCTTGCGGGCATCAGTCTCGCATTTCACTTTATCCTCTGGTTTGAGTCATTAAATTACACGTCTGTCGCAAGTTCGGTCGTTCTTGTTACACTGCAGCCACTGTTTGCCTTTATCGGAACGTATTTGTTCTTTAAAGAAAAACTCACCCTTCTAGCGATTGCTGGAGGGGTGACAGCTGTGGCAGGATCGATTGTTATAAGCTGGGGTGACTTTCGAATTAGTGGAATGGCCCTATGGGGAGATCTTCTTGCCCTTACTGCTTGTGCAATGGTTACCGGCTACCTTCTATTTGGACAAAACATTCGCAAGCGTTTGGACCTTATTCCCTATACGTTCATTGTTTATGGAATCGCAGCACTGACCCTTATACTCTATAACATACTATTACACTACCCTTTCTTTTCGTATCCTTCTTCAGACTGGGGATACTTTCTTTTACTCGCCATCTTCCCTACGTTGCTTGGGCATTCACTCCTGAATTGGGCAGTAAAGTGGGTAAGCGTGAACGTGATTTCAATGAGCATTCTATTTGAACCAATCGGCGCTAGTATTCTCGCGTATTTTATCCTGGGCGAGAAACTGCACACCATGCAATGGATCGGTGGCGGGATTATCATTACAGGTCTCTATCTTTTTATTAGAAGCTATAAAACCAAAAGAAAACCGAAAAAATAG